Proteins encoded within one genomic window of Streptomyces sp. NBC_00523:
- a CDS encoding helix-turn-helix domain-containing protein yields the protein MTFRPQPLSPFASTRHYFGSELRRHRELAKLSLVQLADIVNSSKSTLARIETAELMPPPDMPSCLDIAFGTDELFTGLYELAKQDIHPDKYKRYMNFEARAEVIEQYGAQALPGLFQTEQYARELLRRQEHLTAEMVDERVTARMSRQERQHSANPPFRWAIIDEAVLLRQVGSRSCMHQQLASLLERVDTPDSKVQVMPFSAGPHSLLGGALTLLTLPDGASVAYEESIQTGHLYEDPEAVKNWRRRYDVLRANSHSLAESAELIRTAMEGYRP from the coding sequence ATGACGTTCAGGCCCCAGCCGCTTTCCCCCTTCGCCTCCACGCGCCACTACTTCGGCTCGGAGCTACGCCGCCACCGCGAGCTCGCGAAGCTCTCCCTCGTGCAGCTGGCGGACATCGTCAACTCCAGCAAGAGCACGCTCGCCCGGATCGAGACGGCCGAACTGATGCCCCCGCCGGACATGCCCAGCTGCCTGGACATCGCCTTCGGGACGGATGAGCTCTTCACGGGCCTCTACGAACTCGCCAAGCAGGACATCCATCCCGACAAGTACAAGCGGTACATGAACTTCGAGGCCCGGGCCGAGGTCATAGAGCAGTACGGCGCGCAGGCACTGCCCGGCTTGTTCCAGACCGAGCAGTACGCCCGGGAGTTGCTCCGTCGTCAGGAACACCTGACCGCCGAAATGGTCGATGAGCGCGTCACCGCCCGCATGTCCCGACAGGAGCGGCAGCACTCGGCGAATCCGCCGTTCCGGTGGGCGATCATCGACGAGGCCGTACTGCTGCGGCAGGTGGGCAGCCGGTCCTGCATGCACCAGCAACTGGCCTCGCTGTTGGAGCGGGTGGATACTCCGGACAGTAAGGTTCAGGTGATGCCGTTCAGTGCGGGGCCACACTCGCTACTGGGTGGCGCACTGACTCTGCTGACCCTGCCCGACGGCGCCTCGGTGGCGTACGAGGAGAGCATCCAGACCGGTCACCTCTACGAGGACCCGGAAGCGGTGAAGAATTGGCGGCGGCGGTACGACGTACTGCGCGCCAACTCGCACTCCCTGGCCGAGTCGGCGGAACTGATCCGTACCGCGATGGAGGGCTACCGACCATGA
- a CDS encoding DUF397 domain-containing protein, giving the protein MTHSPELSSARWRRSSYSNTDGGECVEISDDFPGVIPVRDSKNPSGPSLVVNAAAWGNFVSSLK; this is encoded by the coding sequence ATGACCCACTCCCCCGAGCTGAGTTCCGCCCGCTGGCGTCGCAGCAGCTACAGCAACACCGACGGGGGCGAATGCGTCGAGATCAGCGACGACTTCCCCGGCGTCATCCCCGTACGTGACAGCAAGAACCCGAGCGGTCCGTCGCTCGTCGTCAACGCCGCCGCCTGGGGCAACTTCGTCTCGTCCCTGAAGTAG
- a CDS encoding tetratricopeptide repeat protein has translation MADEADVVGGEAVGTALCVVCETYADERTFPRLTGATAQMEGIVNRLEALGIATRVAGGGNPSWADFDRDLTAWSASGAGKPAIIVWSGHGVLVDDELRLALRDLDLDVEQVARDARALRHGVSPETLVNEAVASGADQILVLIDACHAGDAVGRGLEKALRRWETTSAPPGRVQWFGIMTSCRRGETSDGAGPLLDALAEVLREGPATSEYRSAWSAHNAWVSGPDVLAALGERWRGEGQTPVPAALGTGRAVFPNPRHVPGAPARLVEHLVLAARGVGFREEGSFFTGRKRVLGRITDWIEADEAGLFLVTGPAGCGKSAVLGRIATLTDPERRAETEAQGGLREGDPGPGPGHPLAAVHLRGLSPLQAAAELALRLGLPEPRNPDDFRGELRELDRRPVLVLDGLDEVPVEHLQAMIEELVFPLSRAVPVLLGSRERAFRARLADDGHPDETLPDALARLIGTAVTTADLEEEPDTEEDIAAYVSRRCEAGGFPADRAREAGEAVAARATAVGGGFLFARLVTGSLLAEGRDARDDAWQAGLPESIGAAFEDDLRAGPVRVLADGTELPSAARDLLTALAWTVGRGMPAGGVWEEVAGALGGRATPYDESDVDWVLSAYGRYIVEDAEHGQAVYRLYHREFVSHLASRPVAGGAEAAEVVLAALVAHAERRAADGGWAAVHPYVARRLARHAGRAGAPGIEALRKLVKRLGPDAVPVLGHALHGYSEQLGLNGNPAEALRAAQEAVDLFRTLEEAAPGSRTTELVRTLVNVANRCADVGDREGSLLPAREAVALLQSRSGAGDNASLLADLALALATLGRRVHEIGDPEGALVFARDAVVVFRELSEKEPAVFRPQLASALNGLAVVLMALGERRAAVSPAQEAVEIFTDLAAARPDEHLGPLASSLASLAHALKAVGRHADALPQAEKAVQVNRRVTERHPAALRASLAGYLANLSVHRADVGDTARALAPAKEAVEICRELIEGHPDAFRKELATALHNLADRLSAVGDHEGALAAAREAARVFAGLANEHMEVFQPDLARAVTSLANKTAAAGDRTSAALLARQALQLQRDLVKHRPAASLPGLAAMLNNLAMHLAADGQPAEALAHVEEAATLYGRLAGEDPEAFLPEYALVLNNVANHRAVLGDLSGALAAGRESVAIRRELAAVQPAVHRQELAVSLANLAAHLNPAGEPEEGLSVATEAIALLRGLAPDAPVLRSPLARALGALAANLNSTGSPKEALAAADESVVLLRRLVDEHSGAHRADLALALRNCGKLRGMNGDLEGAVSTAREALSVCRALALENPRAFEDDLVQGLGELARALARTGDHASAVEAHEECAAEFAEAHPSTARRVGVERSIFLLDCPAPLPSEGVRALASFLGRDAGLEPEDGPDLVTVRARRALRAHGDREEVREAWEAETHGPAPDWLSLSAATLEAVGTWMFAPDWTASRDLWSQYTDALAGEEAATALEELALLDPATAQQHAALREFVLDHGVTSAYDPLILSGQLTEWVGCESWAESRAYLQDHPRLLQVRPSPDTPLSHVAVLDVSRAEGIDAAYALVEDRDALQAYVERALEAGDGTSLMHAAAIEGQVFDDRLSSFAHAQVSMVLSGAVQGIEPEELADLIPRAPEEIRARLLREIAGLSVRYAEPYGELWLRMIKALSGAA, from the coding sequence ATGGCGGATGAGGCGGATGTGGTGGGCGGCGAGGCCGTGGGGACCGCGTTGTGCGTGGTGTGTGAGACGTACGCCGACGAGCGGACCTTTCCGCGGCTGACCGGTGCGACGGCCCAGATGGAGGGGATCGTCAACCGCCTTGAGGCGCTGGGGATCGCGACCCGTGTCGCGGGCGGCGGCAACCCCTCCTGGGCGGACTTCGACCGGGACCTCACCGCCTGGAGCGCGTCCGGCGCGGGGAAGCCCGCGATCATCGTGTGGTCCGGGCACGGCGTGCTGGTGGACGACGAACTCCGGCTGGCGCTGCGCGACTTGGACCTTGACGTCGAGCAAGTGGCCCGGGACGCACGCGCCCTGCGGCACGGGGTCTCGCCCGAGACGCTGGTCAACGAGGCGGTGGCGTCCGGCGCCGACCAGATCCTGGTGCTCATCGACGCCTGCCATGCCGGGGACGCCGTGGGCCGGGGCCTGGAGAAGGCGCTCCGGCGCTGGGAGACCACCTCCGCGCCGCCCGGCCGGGTGCAGTGGTTCGGGATCATGACGAGTTGTCGGCGCGGCGAGACCTCGGACGGGGCCGGGCCGCTGCTCGACGCGCTGGCCGAGGTGCTGAGGGAGGGCCCGGCCACCAGCGAGTACCGGTCGGCGTGGAGCGCCCACAACGCGTGGGTAAGCGGCCCGGACGTGCTCGCCGCGCTCGGTGAGCGGTGGCGCGGCGAGGGGCAGACGCCGGTCCCGGCCGCCCTCGGCACCGGGCGGGCGGTCTTCCCGAACCCACGCCATGTGCCCGGGGCGCCCGCGCGGCTGGTGGAGCACCTGGTGCTCGCGGCCCGGGGTGTCGGGTTCCGCGAGGAGGGCTCGTTCTTCACGGGCCGGAAGCGGGTCCTGGGCCGGATCACCGACTGGATCGAGGCGGACGAGGCGGGGCTCTTCCTGGTGACCGGCCCGGCGGGCTGCGGCAAGTCGGCGGTGCTGGGCCGGATCGCGACGCTCACCGACCCGGAGCGGCGCGCGGAGACGGAGGCGCAGGGCGGCCTGCGTGAGGGCGACCCCGGCCCCGGACCCGGGCACCCGCTCGCGGCGGTGCACCTGCGGGGGCTGAGCCCGCTTCAGGCCGCCGCCGAGCTGGCCCTGCGGCTCGGGCTGCCGGAGCCGCGCAACCCGGACGACTTCCGGGGCGAGCTGCGCGAGCTGGACCGGCGTCCGGTGCTGGTCCTGGACGGCCTGGACGAGGTGCCCGTCGAGCATCTGCAAGCCATGATCGAGGAGCTGGTCTTCCCGCTCAGCCGGGCGGTCCCGGTGCTGCTGGGCTCGCGGGAGCGGGCGTTCCGCGCCCGGCTGGCGGACGACGGGCACCCGGACGAGACCCTGCCGGACGCGCTGGCCCGGCTGATCGGGACGGCCGTCACCACCGCGGACCTGGAGGAGGAGCCGGACACCGAGGAGGACATCGCCGCGTATGTGTCCCGCCGGTGCGAGGCGGGCGGCTTCCCGGCGGACCGGGCGCGGGAGGCGGGCGAGGCGGTCGCCGCGCGCGCCACGGCGGTGGGGGGTGGGTTCCTGTTCGCCCGGCTGGTGACCGGCTCGCTGCTGGCGGAGGGGCGGGACGCCCGGGACGACGCCTGGCAGGCCGGTCTGCCGGAGTCCATCGGGGCCGCGTTCGAGGACGACCTGCGGGCGGGCCCGGTCCGGGTCCTGGCGGACGGCACCGAACTCCCGTCCGCCGCACGCGATCTGCTGACCGCGCTGGCCTGGACAGTGGGGCGCGGGATGCCCGCCGGGGGCGTCTGGGAGGAGGTCGCCGGGGCGCTGGGCGGCCGGGCGACGCCGTACGACGAGAGCGACGTGGACTGGGTGCTGTCCGCGTACGGGCGCTACATCGTGGAGGACGCGGAACACGGGCAGGCGGTGTACCGGCTGTACCACCGGGAGTTCGTCTCGCATCTCGCGTCCCGGCCGGTGGCGGGCGGGGCCGAGGCCGCGGAGGTGGTGCTCGCCGCGCTCGTCGCGCATGCCGAGCGGCGCGCGGCGGACGGCGGCTGGGCGGCGGTGCACCCGTACGTGGCGCGGAGGCTCGCGCGGCACGCGGGCCGGGCGGGCGCGCCGGGGATCGAGGCGCTGCGGAAGCTCGTCAAGCGGCTCGGGCCGGACGCGGTACCGGTCCTGGGCCATGCGCTGCACGGCTACTCGGAGCAGCTGGGGCTGAACGGGAACCCGGCCGAGGCGTTGCGGGCGGCGCAGGAGGCTGTGGACCTCTTCCGGACGTTGGAGGAGGCCGCCCCCGGGTCCCGTACGACGGAACTGGTGCGCACCCTGGTCAACGTCGCCAACCGGTGCGCCGACGTCGGGGACCGCGAGGGGTCTCTCCTCCCGGCGCGCGAGGCGGTCGCGCTCCTGCAGAGCCGCTCCGGGGCGGGGGACAACGCATCCCTCCTGGCCGACCTCGCGCTGGCCCTCGCCACGCTCGGCAGGCGGGTCCACGAGATCGGTGACCCCGAGGGTGCGCTCGTCTTCGCCAGGGACGCCGTCGTCGTCTTCCGGGAGCTGTCCGAGAAGGAGCCGGCTGTCTTCCGCCCCCAGCTCGCCTCCGCGCTGAACGGCCTGGCGGTGGTGCTGATGGCACTCGGGGAGCGCCGGGCCGCCGTCTCCCCCGCGCAGGAGGCGGTGGAGATCTTCACCGACCTCGCCGCCGCGCGCCCGGACGAGCATCTGGGCCCCCTCGCCTCCTCCCTGGCGAGCCTGGCCCACGCCCTCAAGGCCGTCGGACGTCACGCGGACGCGCTGCCGCAGGCGGAGAAGGCGGTCCAGGTCAACCGGAGGGTGACCGAGCGCCACCCGGCCGCCCTGCGGGCCTCCCTGGCGGGCTACCTGGCCAATCTGTCCGTGCACAGGGCCGACGTGGGCGACACCGCGAGGGCGCTGGCCCCCGCGAAGGAGGCCGTGGAGATCTGCCGGGAGCTCATCGAGGGTCACCCGGACGCATTCCGCAAGGAACTGGCCACGGCACTGCACAACCTCGCGGACCGGCTCTCCGCCGTCGGGGACCACGAGGGCGCGCTCGCGGCCGCCCGGGAGGCCGCGCGGGTGTTCGCCGGGCTCGCCAACGAGCACATGGAGGTCTTCCAACCGGACCTCGCCCGGGCCGTGACGTCCCTGGCCAACAAGACCGCCGCCGCCGGGGACCGCACGTCGGCGGCGCTGCTCGCGCGCCAGGCCCTGCAGCTCCAGCGCGATCTGGTCAAGCACCGGCCGGCGGCCTCCCTCCCTGGGCTGGCCGCGATGCTGAACAACCTCGCGATGCACCTGGCCGCCGACGGGCAACCGGCGGAGGCCCTGGCACACGTCGAGGAGGCGGCCACGCTCTACGGGCGTCTCGCCGGCGAGGACCCGGAGGCGTTCCTCCCCGAGTACGCGCTGGTCCTCAACAACGTCGCCAATCACCGTGCGGTCCTGGGCGATCTGTCGGGGGCGCTCGCGGCGGGCCGGGAGTCGGTCGCGATCCGCCGGGAACTCGCCGCGGTACAGCCCGCCGTCCACCGGCAGGAGCTGGCCGTCTCGCTCGCCAACCTCGCCGCCCATCTGAACCCGGCCGGCGAGCCGGAGGAGGGACTGTCCGTCGCGACAGAGGCCATCGCGCTCCTGCGTGGACTCGCCCCCGACGCACCCGTCCTGCGCTCCCCGCTCGCGAGGGCCCTCGGCGCCCTGGCCGCGAACCTCAACAGCACCGGCAGCCCGAAGGAGGCCCTGGCTGCGGCCGACGAAAGTGTCGTCCTATTGCGCCGGCTCGTGGACGAGCACAGCGGAGCGCACCGTGCCGACCTGGCGCTCGCCCTGCGGAACTGCGGCAAGCTCCGGGGGATGAACGGGGACCTCGAGGGAGCCGTGAGTACGGCCCGGGAAGCGCTGTCCGTCTGCCGCGCCCTGGCCCTGGAGAACCCGCGCGCCTTCGAGGACGATCTGGTGCAGGGGCTCGGGGAGCTGGCCCGCGCGCTCGCCCGTACCGGCGACCACGCCTCGGCGGTCGAGGCGCACGAGGAGTGCGCGGCGGAGTTCGCCGAAGCCCACCCGTCGACCGCCCGGCGCGTCGGCGTCGAGCGGAGCATCTTCCTGCTGGACTGCCCCGCCCCGCTGCCCTCGGAGGGCGTACGCGCCCTCGCGTCGTTCCTCGGCCGGGACGCCGGTCTCGAACCGGAGGACGGCCCGGACCTGGTGACCGTACGGGCACGACGGGCCCTGCGCGCCCACGGCGACCGGGAGGAGGTGCGCGAGGCGTGGGAGGCGGAGACCCACGGCCCCGCGCCCGACTGGCTCTCGCTCTCGGCCGCCACGCTGGAAGCCGTGGGCACCTGGATGTTCGCGCCCGACTGGACCGCGTCACGCGACCTGTGGTCCCAGTACACCGACGCGCTCGCCGGCGAGGAGGCCGCGACGGCGCTCGAAGAGCTGGCGCTCCTGGATCCGGCCACCGCGCAACAGCACGCCGCGCTCCGTGAGTTCGTGCTCGACCACGGGGTGACCTCCGCCTACGATCCGCTGATCCTCTCGGGGCAGCTGACCGAGTGGGTGGGCTGCGAGTCCTGGGCCGAGTCGCGGGCCTACCTCCAGGACCACCCCCGCCTCCTCCAGGTCCGGCCGTCCCCGGACACCCCGCTCTCGCACGTCGCCGTCCTGGACGTCTCCCGTGCGGAGGGGATCGACGCCGCCTACGCACTGGTGGAGGACCGGGACGCGCTCCAGGCGTACGTGGAACGGGCGTTGGAGGCCGGTGACGGCACCTCCCTGATGCACGCGGCCGCCATCGAGGGGCAGGTCTTCGACGACCGGCTGTCCTCCTTCGCCCACGCCCAGGTGAGCATGGTCCTCTCGGGAGCCGTCCAGGGCATCGAACCGGAGGAGCTGGCCGACCTGATCCCGCGCGCCCCGGAGGAGATCCGCGCCCGGCTGCTGCGGGAGATCGCGGGCCTCAGTGTCCGGTACGCCGAGCCGTACGGGGAGCTGTGGCTCCGCATGATCAAGGCGCTCAGCGGGGCGGCCTGA
- a CDS encoding efflux RND transporter permease subunit: MSWLSRFSLAQRALIGLISIVALVFGAIAIPQLKQQLLPTIELPMVSVLAPYQGASPDVVEKQVVEPLENTIKAVDGVTGVTSTASEGNAVIMASFDFGDEGTKQLVADIQQAVNRARVQLPEDVDPQVIAGSTDDIPTVVLAVTSDKDQQALADQLDRTVVPALEDIDGVGQVSVDGVRDLQVSVTPDDTKLAAAGLNAAALSQALQSGGATVPAGAFSESGKSRTIQVGGAFTSLKQIEDLRVTGQNPASGKPGKPVRLGDIATVKQEAATADSITRTNGRPSLAVMATMDKDGSAVAISDAVKDKLPDLRKDLGSGAELTVVSDQGPAVSKAISGLTTEGALGLLFAVIVILVFLASLRSTLVTAVSIPLSVVLALIVLWTRDLSLNMLTLGALTIAIGRVVDDSIVVLENIKRHLGYGEERQSAIITAVKEVAGAVTSSTLTTVAVFLPIGLVGGMVGELFGSFSLTVTAALLASLLVSLTVVPVLSYWFLRAPKGTAEDPDKARREAEEKEARSRLQRIYVPVLRFATRRRITSVVIAVAVLFGTFGMAPLLKTNFFDQGEQEVLSIKQKMDPGTSLAASDEAAKKVEKLLADDDGVKDYQVTVGSSGFMAAFGGGTGSNQASYQVTLKDSAEFEATQDRIEKGLAKLDGIGDTTISAGDGFGSQDLSVVVKAADADTLKKASEQVRAEVAKLKDVTDVQSDLAQSVPRISVKANAKAADAGYTQATLGAAVAGAVRGTPSGKALMDDAERDVVVKSAHPATTMQELKDLPLGKVKLGTIADVKLVPGPVSMTRIDGQRAATITARPTGDNTGAVSSTLQTKIKALDLPEGATATIGGVSSDQDDAFKNLGLAMLAAIAIVFMLLVATFRSLIQPLILLVSIPFAATGAIGLLVATGTPMGVPAMIGMLMLIGIVVTNAIVLIDLINQYRAQGLGVVEAVVEGGRHRLRPILMTALATIFALLPMALGVTGEGGFISQPLAVVVIGGLITSTLLTLLLVPTLYAMVELRKERRRNKKAAKRAAKAGVPAPAEAQESGEPEPTRA, translated from the coding sequence ATGTCCTGGCTGTCCAGATTCAGCCTCGCGCAAAGGGCCCTGATCGGTCTGATCTCGATCGTCGCGCTCGTCTTCGGAGCGATTGCGATCCCGCAGCTCAAGCAGCAGCTGCTGCCCACCATCGAACTGCCGATGGTGTCGGTGCTCGCCCCCTACCAGGGTGCGTCCCCCGATGTGGTCGAGAAGCAGGTCGTCGAACCGCTCGAGAACACCATCAAGGCCGTCGACGGCGTCACCGGCGTCACGTCGACCGCCAGCGAGGGCAACGCCGTCATCATGGCGTCCTTCGACTTCGGGGACGAGGGCACCAAGCAGCTCGTCGCCGACATCCAGCAGGCCGTGAACCGCGCCCGCGTCCAGCTGCCCGAGGACGTCGACCCGCAGGTCATCGCCGGTTCGACGGACGACATCCCGACCGTCGTCCTCGCCGTCACCTCGGACAAGGACCAGCAGGCGCTGGCCGACCAGCTGGACCGCACCGTCGTCCCCGCCCTGGAGGACATCGACGGCGTCGGCCAGGTCTCCGTCGACGGTGTGCGCGACCTCCAGGTCTCCGTCACCCCGGACGACACGAAGCTCGCCGCCGCCGGACTCAACGCCGCCGCGCTCTCCCAGGCCCTCCAGTCGGGCGGCGCGACCGTCCCGGCCGGTGCCTTCTCGGAGTCCGGCAAGAGCCGCACGATCCAGGTCGGCGGCGCCTTCACCTCGCTGAAGCAGATCGAGGACCTGCGGGTCACCGGTCAGAACCCGGCCTCGGGCAAGCCCGGCAAGCCGGTCCGCCTCGGTGACATCGCGACCGTGAAGCAGGAGGCCGCCACCGCGGACTCCATCACCCGCACCAACGGCCGCCCGAGCCTCGCCGTCATGGCGACGATGGACAAGGACGGCAGCGCCGTCGCCATCTCGGACGCCGTCAAGGACAAGCTCCCGGACCTGCGCAAGGACCTCGGCTCCGGCGCCGAGCTGACCGTCGTCTCGGACCAGGGCCCGGCCGTCTCCAAGGCGATCTCCGGCCTGACGACCGAGGGCGCGCTCGGCCTGCTCTTCGCCGTCATCGTGATCCTGGTCTTCCTGGCCTCGCTGCGCTCCACCCTGGTCACCGCGGTCTCCATCCCGCTCTCCGTGGTCCTCGCGCTGATCGTGCTCTGGACCCGTGACCTGTCGCTCAACATGCTGACGCTGGGCGCGCTCACCATCGCGATCGGCCGGGTCGTGGACGACTCGATCGTCGTCCTGGAGAACATCAAGCGCCACCTCGGCTACGGCGAGGAGCGCCAGTCCGCGATCATCACCGCGGTCAAGGAGGTGGCCGGAGCGGTCACCTCGTCCACCCTCACCACCGTCGCCGTCTTCCTGCCGATCGGTCTCGTCGGCGGCATGGTCGGCGAGCTGTTCGGCTCGTTCTCGCTGACCGTCACCGCGGCCCTGCTGGCCTCGCTGCTGGTCTCGCTGACCGTGGTCCCCGTCCTGTCGTACTGGTTCCTGCGCGCCCCCAAGGGCACCGCCGAGGACCCGGACAAGGCGCGCCGCGAGGCCGAGGAGAAGGAGGCGCGCAGCCGCCTCCAGCGGATCTACGTCCCGGTGCTGCGGTTCGCCACCCGGCGCCGTATCACCAGTGTCGTCATCGCCGTCGCCGTCCTCTTCGGCACCTTCGGCATGGCGCCCCTGCTGAAGACCAACTTCTTCGACCAGGGCGAGCAGGAAGTCCTGTCCATCAAGCAGAAGATGGACCCGGGCACCAGCCTCGCGGCCTCCGACGAGGCGGCGAAGAAGGTCGAGAAGCTCCTCGCCGACGACGACGGCGTCAAGGACTACCAGGTCACCGTCGGCTCGTCCGGCTTCATGGCCGCCTTCGGCGGCGGCACCGGCTCCAACCAGGCGTCCTACCAGGTCACCCTGAAGGACTCCGCCGAGTTCGAGGCCACCCAGGACCGCATCGAGAAGGGTCTCGCCAAGCTCGACGGCATCGGCGACACCACCATCAGCGCGGGCGACGGCTTCGGCAGCCAGGACCTGAGCGTCGTGGTGAAGGCCGCCGACGCGGACACCCTGAAGAAGGCGTCCGAGCAGGTCCGCGCCGAGGTCGCCAAGCTCAAGGACGTCACCGACGTCCAGAGCGACCTGGCGCAGAGCGTCCCGCGGATCTCGGTGAAGGCCAACGCGAAGGCCGCCGACGCCGGTTACACCCAGGCCACGCTCGGCGCGGCCGTCGCCGGAGCGGTGCGGGGCACCCCGTCCGGCAAGGCGCTCATGGACGACGCCGAGCGCGACGTCGTCGTGAAGTCGGCCCACCCGGCCACCACCATGCAGGAGCTGAAGGACCTTCCGCTCGGCAAGGTGAAGCTCGGCACCATCGCCGATGTGAAGCTGGTCCCCGGACCGGTCTCGATGACCCGGATCGACGGCCAGCGCGCCGCGACGATCACCGCCCGGCCCACCGGTGACAACACCGGCGCGGTCAGCTCCACGCTCCAGACGAAGATCAAGGCCCTGGACCTCCCGGAGGGCGCCACCGCCACCATCGGCGGTGTCTCCTCGGACCAGGACGACGCCTTCAAGAACCTGGGCCTGGCCATGCTGGCGGCCATCGCGATCGTCTTCATGCTGCTGGTCGCCACCTTCCGGTCGCTGATCCAGCCGCTGATCCTGCTGGTCTCCATCCCCTTCGCCGCCACCGGCGCGATCGGCCTGCTCGTCGCCACCGGCACCCCGATGGGCGTCCCGGCGATGATCGGCATGCTGATGCTGATCGGCATCGTGGTGACCAACGCGATCGTGCTGATCGACCTCATCAACCAGTACCGGGCCCAGGGCCTGGGCGTGGTCGAAGCGGTCGTGGAGGGCGGTCGCCACCGTCTGCGCCCGATCCTGATGACGGCCCTGGCGACGATCTTCGCCCTGCTCCCGATGGCGCTCGGCGTCACCGGCGAGGGCGGCTTCATCTCGCAGCCGCTGGCCGTCGTCGTCATCGGCGGTCTGATCACCTCGACGCTGCTGACGCTCCTCCTGGTGCCGACGCTGTACGCGATGGTGGAGCTCCGCAAGGAACGCCGCCGGAACAAGAAGGCCGCCAAGCGGGCCGCGAAGGCCGGCGTCCCGGCCCCCGCGGAGGCGCAGGAGTCCGGCGAACCGGAGCCGACGCGGGCCTGA
- a CDS encoding response regulator transcription factor translates to MTPAIKVLLADDQALLRSAFRVLVDSEPDMRVVGEAADGAQAVEVARAERPDVVLMDIRMPGTDGLTATRMISADPDLADVRVVMLTTFEVDEYVVQSLRAGASGFLGKGAEPDELLNAIRIAAGGEALLSPAATKGLIATFLAQGGSGVDDGPGAAAYSERLAALTTREREVLVLVAGGLSNDEIAERLVVSPLTVKTHVNRAMAKLGARDRAQLVVIAYESGLVRPRVE, encoded by the coding sequence ATGACACCGGCCATCAAGGTCCTGCTCGCCGACGACCAGGCGCTGCTGCGCAGCGCGTTCCGGGTGCTGGTCGACTCGGAGCCCGACATGCGGGTGGTGGGCGAGGCGGCGGACGGGGCGCAGGCCGTGGAGGTGGCCCGCGCCGAGCGGCCCGACGTGGTGCTGATGGACATCCGGATGCCCGGCACGGACGGACTCACCGCCACCCGCATGATCAGCGCCGACCCGGATCTCGCGGACGTCCGCGTGGTCATGCTCACCACCTTCGAGGTGGACGAGTACGTGGTGCAGTCGCTGCGCGCGGGGGCCTCGGGCTTCCTCGGCAAGGGCGCCGAGCCGGACGAACTCCTCAACGCGATCCGGATCGCCGCGGGGGGCGAGGCGCTGCTCTCGCCGGCCGCGACCAAGGGCCTGATCGCCACGTTCCTCGCGCAGGGCGGCAGCGGGGTGGATGACGGGCCGGGGGCGGCCGCGTACTCGGAGCGGCTGGCGGCCCTCACCACGAGGGAGCGCGAGGTGCTGGTCCTGGTCGCGGGCGGGCTGTCCAACGACGAGATCGCGGAGCGCCTGGTCGTCAGCCCACTGACCGTCAAGACGCATGTGAACCGGGCGATGGCGAAGCTGGGCGCCCGGGACCGCGCACAACTCGTGGTAATTGCGTACGAATCGGGCCTGGTGCGCCCGCGGGTGGAGTGA